The DNA region GATCTCATTCAAGACTCGTTAGGTCGTGGTATTGCAGCGTCGACTACCTATGGCCTGTTAAAGTTAGACTTCGAAACACAACAGTTAGAAACAGCTGACCAAAAAACATTGCAGTATCTGGTTAATAGTTATGAAAAGGGATTGGCTGAAACTCACGGCGTTGACTCTGAATCAATTACTTTTTCAGGTTTGTTCACTACTCAATCAGTAGCGGATGTGTATGAAACTACAAAGTTATTGATGGCTTCTAATGCTGCTTATATGCCGGCATTTGCAGCAGCGATAACGCCAACGGGATACACTGTTGCTCAGGCAGCCGGATTAACAGTAGAAGACGGTGCAGCATATGTTGTTGCGGATATGGCTGATCTTTATACTGCCAAAATTAAACTGCCAATCTACGGTGATTGTTCATCAGCAAGCTGTGTTATTCCAATTGTTGATGGTGCACCAACGGCACCTAATGGCCATTGGTCTGCACAAGGCGATAGCCCAGTATCTGTCTTGTTGGCATTACAATCAGGTACATTAAGCCAAGAAAACTTTATTACCCAAGCTGTTGCTAACGGTGTAGACCCACAAGCCGCGCTTTCTACTCCGGCATTACTTGCAGGCAAGCAATGGCTACTTGATGATGGCACTTCGGCAGATCCAACTAAGCATTTGACTAAGTTTAATCCTATTCCAGCGATTAAAGGTTATGAAATTATTCCTGTTCAAATTACCTTGCCTAACGCGGCTAAGTTAGCTGCATTTACAACTGCACAAGGTGGAACATTTGTACCGCCAGCAAGTGGTTGGCCGACAACCATCGCTATGCATGGTTTAGGTGGTGGTAAAGAAATGGCGTTAGCCTATGCAGGTACCTATGCTGCCGCGGGTGTCGCTACCATCGCGATTGATATGCCATTACACGGTGCTCGTTCATATGACGCAAACGATGATGGCACTTATGAGATTTCCGCTACCGCACCTGCATTTGGGCCAGTTGTGGGCACGCCTGATGCGTTCACTAATGGTAATCCATTAGTGTTTGTTAACATTGCCAGTACATTGACTGTCCGTGATAATTTCCGTCAAGCAACCTTAGATCAACTTGGTCTGAGGTTATTATTGACCGGAATGGCACAACAATTAGCCGCAGACGGTGACGATCAAGTATTCGACGTGTCTAAAATCAGTATGCAAGGCCTAAGTTTAGGTGGCATTGTGGGGACGACATTCTCTACTTATGCGAGTACTGGATTAGTTAATCCTCTGACAGGAGATGCCTTGCCTAATGCTTATGCAATCAATGCAGCGTCGTTAGTCGCACCTGCTGGTGGTTTAGCTGGGGCATTTGCAGGTTCTGCCGCGTTTGGTCCACAGTTATTTGCCAACGTGACAGCATCTAGTACGTTTGCGGCTTTAGTTACAGCAGCAAATACGCCAGGTTATGAAGAAGGTAGTGCTGAATATGCTGCATTAGTTCAAGCTGTGTATGCTGAATTTATTCCTACATTTGCTTTTGCAGTACAAACCGCAATTGATTCTGCAGACCCTTTAAACCATGGCGCAATGCTCGCTGCAACGGAACTTCCTGTTCACGTCATTGAAATTGTTGGCGATGATACAAACTTACCAGACCAAACATTGCCAAACAGTGTTGAAAGTTTCCCATTGTCGGGTACCGAGCCTTTAATTGCCTCGCTAGGTCTTGGGTGTGTTGATACTACTACGCCTGGTTCTGGTGCTGTACGCTTCTCTAAAGGCCATCACAGTTCGATTGTTAGCCCTGGTGAAGTAGAGGGTGTTACCGATGGTATGGCTGCCGCAGCAACGGTTGAAATGCAGTCTCAAGTAGCTGGTTTTGCGAAAACAGCTGGTTTAGACCAAGCAACAATTGTTGTGACTAACAGCGATGTGATTCAAAGCTGTAATTAATCCTTACTAAATTAGTGCACAATTTCTTAAGAAACCCAGCAATTAGCTGGGTTTTTTATTCTCTATTTATCGACTATTGCTGTTAATATACTGCGAGATTGTCATCCCTGTATGGAGCGAGATTTGGAATTTTTATATGAATACGGTCTGTTTTTAGCTAAAGCAGTTACCATTGTTGCCGCTATTTTAGCGGTAGTAGTATTAGTGTTGGCGAGCAGCATGAAAATCAAATCTGATAAAGGTGAGTTAAGACTCACTGATATTTCAGATGAGTTGCTACAGCTCAAGCATCAGTTAAAAGAAGAGTTACTGCCTAAAAAGCAATTTAAAGCTTACGAAAAGCAGGTAAAAGCAGACGAAAAAGCGGCTGAAAAGCAGCAACTAACGACAGGAAAAGTGTTCGTTATTGATTTTAAAGGCAGTATTGATGCGCACGAAGTAGCGTCATTACGTGAAGAAGTGACCGCAATTTTAACCATTGCAGACAAAGACGACCAAGTCTTGGTTAATGTTGAAAGTGGCGGTGGCATGGTGCATGGTTATGGCCTTGCTTCAAGCCAGTTAGATCGTTTACGTCAAGCCAATATTCCGTTGTCAATTTGCATTGATAAAGTAGCCGCTAGTGGTGGTTATATGATGGCGTGTGTGGCTAATAAAGTGTATGCAGCTCCTTTTGCTATTGTTGGATCGATTGGTGTTGTGGCACAAGTGCCTAACTTTAATCGTTTGCTGAAAAAACATGACATTGACTACGAACAACATACAGCAGGTGACTTTAAGCGAACGTTAACCATTTTTGGTGAAAATACCGATGAAGGCAGAGCTAAGTTCCAACAAGAACTCGAAGAAACACATGTATTATTTAAAGAGTTTGTTGGCCGCTATCGTCCTCATATGGACATTACCAAAGTGGCAACAGGTGAACATTGGTATGGTCAACAAGCCATTGATTTAGGTTTAATTGATGAGGTATCTACCAGTGATGATGTGATTTTAACGTTAGTTAAGACCCATCAAGTGATCAAAATAAAATATCAAATGAAGAAAAAACTGGCTGACAAAATTGCCCATGGCGCATCGTTGGCCGTTAATACCGTGATGAATCGTTTAGCTGAGCGTAATCAGTCAGTATAACGTTATATTGTGAGTGATTGGATAGATCAAAAAACGACAGCATTAGCTGTCGTTTTTTATATAGTAAACCTAAATAGGTTTAGGCTTTATAACTGATGTGTTGATGAAAACGTAAAATAACATCAGCATGCTCTTTATCGATATCAAGTTCATTAGTAAATAGACGTATCGCTTCTTCTACTTGATTCATAAAGCGACCATAACCTTCGTCAGTTTCATCACTTTTACCCGCGACAATGACAAATCGGAAAGCATCTACAAGCTTATTGGCATCCCAATGGCAAATAGGTTCAGGCGACTCAGAGTGAGGGTCAAATCCAATCATCTGAAATTCGTTGGTACTGGTTAATTGCTCATACTTACTGTTACGTACAAGTGGTAATTTACCGTTAGCGACAACGGCAACACGCTTTAACTGCTTACTTGCTGTTGCTTTGATAAACTTGTCGCATAAATTTTGATAAACACTTGAAAAGTCAGTGGTATCATTTGCAAGTAATTGCTTTTTAATACGACGTTCTACCGGAATGTTGATGGTGACATAATTGAGCGTACTCACATTTTCTGGTAGCTCACAGTGGCGGCGATGATAACGGCTGTCTACAGCACGCAATTTATATCCGTACGTTTCTTTGAGTCCCTTTGCTTTGGCAAAAAAGTCATAAGAAATATGCTGGTGGTCACGGACTTTAATGGGCACATCTTTAACAGGTAATAACGGTTTTAATTCAGCGATAAATTTTTGCACATGCGAATGGAATTCAGCTGAATTACTACGAAGATCATGACCCGTGGCTAAAAATACTATTCTAAGCTTTCTTGCTCGAAAACCTGCAACGCTATGTAAACTGTTGGCTTCATGATGGGCTGGATTATAAAAAAAGCGTATTTGCTCTTCTGAGTTTAAGCAATAAGCTTCGTTGTGGAAGCGTACCATAGGTAATTTGTCAGTGGTAACAACGTGGACGTTGTACAATTCTTGTTTTTCAGCTAATTGATAAACCAATTTACTGAACTCATCGTAACAAGTTTCTAAATCACTGTAAGCATTAAGATATTCATCGGTTAATGGGAAACCAATGGTAATGTATTGATTTTTACGTGTTGCGGTGGGCAAGTATACTTTTTTTTGACGACTGACGGACATATTATTTCCTTATTGCCTTGGTTGTTGTCTAAAGTTTATCGTTATTTATGGTTATCTAATGTGCTTACTGCATGTCCATTTTAAACATCGCTGATTAAATTAAAATAACTTTCGTTCAGTTTAGTAAATTGTTTTTAACATTTGCAGTTAACATCATATAAATTGAAGTTTTTAATCAGATAATTCTTGGGTGATCCAAGGTAGCATCCATTGCGTAATGCTTGCTTGCGCTTGTTCATTTGGATGAATACCATCACGTTGCATTAAGTTTGTGTCTGTGGCAATTTTTTGCATGAAAAAAGGGATTAACTTAATATTATATTCTTCAGCTAATTGATGATAAGTCTGTGTAAAAGATTTACTGTAACGAGGACCATAATTTGGTGGCACCATAATTTCTGTCAACAAGACTTTTGCACCGTGAGCTGTAGAAATTTCGATGATTTTTGTAAGATTTAATTTCAGTTGATTAGGTGGGAAACCACGTAAACCATCGTTGCCGCCAAGCTCAATGACCACAAGGTCTGGTTGGCTAGACTCCAGTAAATTAGGGAGTCGGCGTAACCCTCCAGCAGTAGTTTCACCACTGACGGAGCCGTTAACAATGTTGTTTTGAGGCAATTCGTTACGGAGTAATTGTACCCAACCTTGGTCTTCTGACATGCCATAGCCTGCACTTAAGCTATCACCTAAGATCAAAACCGTGGCAGCATGGGTAGGCGCGCACATTAATATCAGCGTAAATGCAGTGACTAACATGCGTTTAAGCGACAAAAACAAGAAGGATTGTATGTCTAATAATACTGATCGAAATACCAATGCCATTATGGTAACTAACCTCAATAAAACTGTTGTGACCCAAGAGGGAGAGTTGACTATCCTCAACGGCATTAATATAGAAGTCAAGCAAGGAGACAGTATTGCCATTTTGGGGCCATCAGGTTCTGGTAAGTCAACACTTCTTGGGTTGCTCGCTGCTTTAGACACTCCCACATCTGGTGAAATCGTGCTTGATGGTGTGGCATTGTCTGGTTTGAATGAAGAACAAAAAGCCGCGCTCCGTAAACAAAAAGTCAGTTTTATCTTTCAATCATTTATGTTGGTTGACACATTAACCGCGCTTGAAAACGTGATGTTACCTGCTGAGCTTGCTGGCGTAAAAGACGCCAAACAAAAAGCTCAAGCCATGCTTGAACGTGTTGGCTTGGCGCATCGATTAAATCATTTACCTAAACAATTGTCTGGTGGTGAGCAACAACGTGTCGCCATCGCTAGAGCTTTTATTTGCGAACCTAAAGTGCTGTTTGCAGATGAGCCAACGGGTAATTTAGACAGTGTCAATGGCGACAAAATTGCTGATATGTTGTTTGCGCTAAACCAAGAAAGCGATACCACCCTAGTTCTAGTGACTCATGATTTACATTTGGCCAGACGCTGCGCTCGTCAATTGGTGATGGAAAATGGCCACTTATCAGAACCCTATGCAGAAGATAACAGTATCATCGAAGATTTAAGCCTTGAACTTGCTGTGGAGGTCAATTAATGGAATGGCAAATTGCTTGGCGTTTATTTAAGCGTGAGCTTGCCCAAGGTCAGTTGATATTAATTGTATTGGCAATTACCTTGGCAGTATTGTCTGTGACTGGGCTTGCGCGGGTTAGCGAGCGATTACAAGTTGCGATTAATGGTGAAGCGGCTAATTTTATTGCCGCCGATCGTATTATCGATTCCCCAGTAGAATTAGATCCCAACGTCTTAGTGATTGCAGATGAGATTGGTCTTGCTCACGTCACTAATATGCAATTTAACTCGATGGTGTATTCGGGGGAGCAATTTCAGTTAGTTACCGTTAAGGCGGTTGGTGATGGTTATCCATTAAAAGGCGATATAGAACTGAGTAGCGGTACGACGAGATTACTGCCTAAGACTGGTCAAGCGTGGTTTGAAAACCGTTTAGGCGGGTTACTCGGCTATCCTAAAACCATTGAATTGGGTAATAGTGAGTTAGCGCTAACAGAAGAAATTAGTCGTTTACCAGATGCTGGTTTTAATCCATTTGCATCCTCGCCAGTGTTACTCATCCGTATAGATGATGTGGCGGCGACAGGCATTATTCAGCCGGGTAGTCGAGTTACTTATTTATACCAATTTACCGGTGATGCTGAACAACTGTCGGTATTTGAGCAGCAAGCAAAACCATTACTTAACAACAGTCAACGCTGGGTGGATGTGCAATCGGGAGATTCACCGATAGCCTCGGCAGTGCAACGTGCTGAGCGCTTTTTGCTACTCGCCAGTTTACTCGGGATTGCCTTAGCATGTGCCGCGATAGGTATTGCTGCACAACGTTACTGCCAGCGTCATTACGATGTTGTTGCTATGCTTAAAACCTTTGGTGCGTCGGGCAAACAAATTCGGGTGCTATTTGGTCTACATCTATCGTTAGTCACTTTATTGGGTATTGCCTTGGGCCTTGTGGGCGGATTATTACTCGATCTTGGCATCACCGCATTTTTACCCTCAGAGATAGCCGCTTATTCACCACCATATTTACGTCCAGTATTATTAGGCGTTAGCACCGGATTGATCAGTGCATTCATGTTTTCGGCTTATCCGTTAATGCGTTTGTTAGCCATTCCGCCTTTAAGAGTATTGCAGCGTCAATTAGAAGGCTTACAGCTGGGTATGTGGCTCCATTTGTTATTGAGTTTGGCTGCCATGGCATTATTAGGCTATTTATATTCAAGAAGTTTAGCCTTAACCATGACAGTCGTACTTGCGGTGTTGTTATTAGGTTTTTTATTGAGTGTGCTCGGATTTGTGATGATTCGTTTCGGTCATGGAATTGGTATGAAAACCACCAATCCTTTTCAACTGGCATTAGCAGGACTTCGACGTCGAGCACGCCAAAATGCTGTGCAATTGGTTGGGTTTAGCAGTGCATTAGTGTTGTTATTAACCATTTTAGCGTTACGACAAGACTTACTAAACGAGTGGCAAAAGCAGTTGCCTGAAAATGCTCCCAATTACTTTTTAGTCAATATTGCCCCTGAAGATGCTAAGCCACTCAATGACTTTTTAACCACTAATCATATTAACGCTACCGATATTTATCCTGTGGTTCGTGGCCGTCTCACTCATATTAACGATGAAGAGTTGATATC from Shewanella polaris includes:
- a CDS encoding ABC transporter permease, which gives rise to MEWQIAWRLFKRELAQGQLILIVLAITLAVLSVTGLARVSERLQVAINGEAANFIAADRIIDSPVELDPNVLVIADEIGLAHVTNMQFNSMVYSGEQFQLVTVKAVGDGYPLKGDIELSSGTTRLLPKTGQAWFENRLGGLLGYPKTIELGNSELALTEEISRLPDAGFNPFASSPVLLIRIDDVAATGIIQPGSRVTYLYQFTGDAEQLSVFEQQAKPLLNNSQRWVDVQSGDSPIASAVQRAERFLLLASLLGIALACAAIGIAAQRYCQRHYDVVAMLKTFGASGKQIRVLFGLHLSLVTLLGIALGLVGGLLLDLGITAFLPSEIAAYSPPYLRPVLLGVSTGLISAFMFSAYPLMRLLAIPPLRVLQRQLEGLQLGMWLHLLLSLAAMALLGYLYSRSLALTMTVVLAVLLLGFLLSVLGFVMIRFGHGIGMKTTNPFQLALAGLRRRARQNAVQLVGFSSALVLLLTILALRQDLLNEWQKQLPENAPNYFLVNIAPEDAKPLNDFLTTNHINATDIYPVVRGRLTHINDEELISGKQADAGVEGRVGISRELNLTYRKTLPPNNELLEGVFNQAEDDVSVESGVAKRLGVVLGDKLTYSIDNQSFSVKVASIRKVQWETLQPNFFMIFTPEALAPFAYTSMASFHLNDAQLAADGSLLSANQVVLQIIQQFPTVSIIDVGAMVEQLRQIIDQVSLSLSLVLVLVLLASALVLIAQTEAGMATRQRELAVLRTFGASGWLLRASTGFEFALLGAIAGLLAVIVAEFALYMLKTQVFELVVYMHWPWWGITPIAGALIVSTLGVWRCRQLLNKSCSDMLKEG
- a CDS encoding VolA/Pla-1 family phospholipase, whose amino-acid sequence is MKRLILGVAITSALGLTACGGDSFNEAKDNAEPLVPLSHVQFDPANSLLPLPNDLLFSGTTDGTLAIPDEEDGDYTNPQIALGALDGWSTSSPISITMELADDLEGNALTLDAASVFQPGAVRVFEATVGGALSSDAECTSVPSVSACKVGDELQFGVDFVSKASGNKVAIVPIKPLKAGQSYIYATTDLIQDSLGRGIAASTTYGLLKLDFETQQLETADQKTLQYLVNSYEKGLAETHGVDSESITFSGLFTTQSVADVYETTKLLMASNAAYMPAFAAAITPTGYTVAQAAGLTVEDGAAYVVADMADLYTAKIKLPIYGDCSSASCVIPIVDGAPTAPNGHWSAQGDSPVSVLLALQSGTLSQENFITQAVANGVDPQAALSTPALLAGKQWLLDDGTSADPTKHLTKFNPIPAIKGYEIIPVQITLPNAAKLAAFTTAQGGTFVPPASGWPTTIAMHGLGGGKEMALAYAGTYAAAGVATIAIDMPLHGARSYDANDDGTYEISATAPAFGPVVGTPDAFTNGNPLVFVNIASTLTVRDNFRQATLDQLGLRLLLTGMAQQLAADGDDQVFDVSKISMQGLSLGGIVGTTFSTYASTGLVNPLTGDALPNAYAINAASLVAPAGGLAGAFAGSAAFGPQLFANVTASSTFAALVTAANTPGYEEGSAEYAALVQAVYAEFIPTFAFAVQTAIDSADPLNHGAMLAATELPVHVIEIVGDDTNLPDQTLPNSVESFPLSGTEPLIASLGLGCVDTTTPGSGAVRFSKGHHSSIVSPGEVEGVTDGMAAAATVEMQSQVAGFAKTAGLDQATIVVTNSDVIQSCN
- a CDS encoding ABC transporter ATP-binding protein, with the protein product MSNNTDRNTNAIMVTNLNKTVVTQEGELTILNGINIEVKQGDSIAILGPSGSGKSTLLGLLAALDTPTSGEIVLDGVALSGLNEEQKAALRKQKVSFIFQSFMLVDTLTALENVMLPAELAGVKDAKQKAQAMLERVGLAHRLNHLPKQLSGGEQQRVAIARAFICEPKVLFADEPTGNLDSVNGDKIADMLFALNQESDTTLVLVTHDLHLARRCARQLVMENGHLSEPYAEDNSIIEDLSLELAVEVN
- the sohB gene encoding protease SohB, with product MEFLYEYGLFLAKAVTIVAAILAVVVLVLASSMKIKSDKGELRLTDISDELLQLKHQLKEELLPKKQFKAYEKQVKADEKAAEKQQLTTGKVFVIDFKGSIDAHEVASLREEVTAILTIADKDDQVLVNVESGGGMVHGYGLASSQLDRLRQANIPLSICIDKVAASGGYMMACVANKVYAAPFAIVGSIGVVAQVPNFNRLLKKHDIDYEQHTAGDFKRTLTIFGENTDEGRAKFQQELEETHVLFKEFVGRYRPHMDITKVATGEHWYGQQAIDLGLIDEVSTSDDVILTLVKTHQVIKIKYQMKKKLADKIAHGASLAVNTVMNRLAERNQSV
- a CDS encoding arylesterase, which codes for MCAPTHAATVLILGDSLSAGYGMSEDQGWVQLLRNELPQNNIVNGSVSGETTAGGLRRLPNLLESSQPDLVVIELGGNDGLRGFPPNQLKLNLTKIIEISTAHGAKVLLTEIMVPPNYGPRYSKSFTQTYHQLAEEYNIKLIPFFMQKIATDTNLMQRDGIHPNEQAQASITQWMLPWITQELSD
- a CDS encoding DUF3083 family protein — translated: MSVSRQKKVYLPTATRKNQYITIGFPLTDEYLNAYSDLETCYDEFSKLVYQLAEKQELYNVHVVTTDKLPMVRFHNEAYCLNSEEQIRFFYNPAHHEANSLHSVAGFRARKLRIVFLATGHDLRSNSAEFHSHVQKFIAELKPLLPVKDVPIKVRDHQHISYDFFAKAKGLKETYGYKLRAVDSRYHRRHCELPENVSTLNYVTINIPVERRIKKQLLANDTTDFSSVYQNLCDKFIKATASKQLKRVAVVANGKLPLVRNSKYEQLTSTNEFQMIGFDPHSESPEPICHWDANKLVDAFRFVIVAGKSDETDEGYGRFMNQVEEAIRLFTNELDIDKEHADVILRFHQHISYKA